In Amblyraja radiata isolate CabotCenter1 chromosome 10, sAmbRad1.1.pri, whole genome shotgun sequence, one DNA window encodes the following:
- the rwdd3 gene encoding RWD domain-containing protein 3, translated as MASQQQEEQGKEDEVAALRVIYSGDFHLLSQSESEGITFQIYDVCNNVPLKVTFQLPPGYPFCLPDITISSDQLSRKQCSDLKGNLLRYAETFLSHPMVYELMAWLQQNVQNSLDQPAGEGDNQQHQTSADDGIWTALLHLDHMRAKGKYIKSIGKWTSDLRLAGRLMFMGKLILILLQGERKDIKDYLVVQKTTKVDVDSSGKRCKEKMISVLCEERLQAGQRRLTNFAVKEFTSECELHKEFETLGLSDLYDKFVHF; from the exons ATGGCCTCTCAGCAACAGGAGGAGCAGGGGAAGGAGGACGAGGTGGCCGCACTCCGGGTCATTTACAGCGGCGACTTCCACCTCCTCTCTCAGTCAG AATCTGAGGGGATCACTTTCCAAATTTATGACGTTTGTAATAACGTGCCGTTGAAGGTTACTTTTCAGTTGCCGCCTGGCTACCCGTTCTGCCTGCCGGATATCACCATCAGCTCGGATCAACTTAGTCGCAAGCAGTGCTCTGATTTGAAGGGGAACCTGTTACGGTACGCAGAGACTTTTCTTTCCCACCCCATGGTTTATGAGCTGATGGCGTGGCTCCAGCAAAACGTCCAGAATAGCCTGGACCAGCCAGCAGGTGAAGGTGACAACCAGCAGCACCAGACCAGCGCCGATGATGGGATATGGACGGCATTGCTACATTTAGACCACATGAGAGCCAAGGGAAAATACATCAAAAGCATTGGGAAATGGACTTCTGACCTAAGACTCGCAGGAAGACTGATGTTCATGGGCAAACTCATATTAATTCTTCTGCAAGGGGAGAGAAAAGATATCAAG GACTACCTAGTTGTCCAGAAAACCACCAAGGTGGACGTGGACTCCAGTGGAAAACGATGCAAGGAAAAGATGATAAGTGTACTTTGTGAGGAACGACTTCAAGCTGGGCAGCGCAG GCTTACAAACTTTGCTGTGAAGGAATTTACATCAGAGTGTGAGTTACACAAAGAATTTGAAACTCTGGGCTTATCTGACCTCTATGATAAGTTTGTGCATTTTTAA